Proteins encoded in a region of the Micromonas commoda chromosome 10, complete sequence genome:
- a CDS encoding hypothetical protein (candidate glycosyltransferase; hypothetical protein), which yields ITKGLVRRTAVDGVVFVTWANNHYKDFARFWTMRLKSLGLTNFMVGAMDDELYRYMTEMGVATWHMGSKGIEKDAVKKDFGWGSQNFHKMGRDKIRLIRDFTKVEGISVLISDIDVAWLRDPTPFFKRYPSADILVSTDLLRSEIALDPPLQTPHLVDGEGLEFHVCHAASNIGIMWFRPTRGSQQLTEEWVRRIEADDKLWDQNAFNDLKALAGACAYRPDGTGLTDTAFGGRVTMGTLPVSQFSNGHTFYAQRLHTQVGLEPYAVHNTFQFGGTPGKRHRAREANAWLGDEEINYFDGDPELPEKGMFMSYTPRIPSAEAEIVRKNKELVSFQIKQIKTAAAIAQKLGRTLVLPPILCGLDRVWFPHYGRFPGSAFALPFVCPVDHVINMDLADASKFREWTFYSHPEFPAEMRESVATVEV from the exons ATCACCAAAGGCCTGGTGCGTCGCACCgcggtcgacggcgtcgtgttCGTCACGTGGGCGAACAACCACTACAAGGATTTCGCGAGGTTCTGGACGATGCGGCTCAAGTCGCTCGGCCTGACGAATTTCATggtcggcgcgatggacgacgagttGTACCGGTACATGACCGAGatgggcgtcgcgacgtggcACATGGGAAGCAAGGGCATCGAAAAGGACGCGGTCAAGAAGGACTTTGGGTGGGGATCGCAAAATTTCCACAAGATGGGCAGAGACAAGATCAGGCTCATCCGAGACTTCACCAAGGTGGAGGGCATCTCGGTTCTCATCTCCGACATCGACGTGGCGTGGCTGCGTGATCCCACGCCGTTCTTCAAGCGGTACCCCAGCGCCGACATCCTCGTCTCCACCGATCTCCTGCGATCGGAGATCGCGCTGGACCCGCCCCTGCAGACGCCCCATctggtcgacggcgaggggctCGAGTTTCACGTGTgccacgccgcgtcgaacatCGGCATAATGTGGTTCCGTCCCACCAGGGGCAGCCAGCAGCTCACCGAGGAGTGGGTCCGGCGCATCGAGGCGGACGATAAGCTGTGGGATCAGAACGCCTTCAACGACTTGAAAGCGCTGGCGGGGGCTTGCGCGTACAGGCCCGACGGAACCGGATTGACGGATACGGCGTTCGGCGGCCGGGTGACGATGGGGACGCTGCCCGTCTCTCAGTTCAGCAACGGGCACACGTTCTACGCGCAGCGGCTGCACACCCAGGTGGGGCTGGAGCCGTACGCGGTGCACAACACGTTTCAGTTTGGCGGGACGCCGGGTAAAAGGCACAGGGCTCGCGAGGCCAACGCGTggctcggggacgaggagatcAACTACTTTGACGGCGATCCGGAGCTTCCGGAAAAGGGCATGTTCATGTCGTACACCCCGAGGATACccagcgccgaggcg GAAATCGTGCGAAAGAACAAGGAGCTGGTGTCGTTCCAGATCAAGCAGATCAAGACAGCCGCCGCGATTGCACAAAAGCTGGGCAGGACGCTGGTGCTGCCCCCGATCCTGTGCGGCCTGGACCGCGTGTGGTTCCCGCACTACGGCAGGTTCCCGGGATCCGCGTTCGCGTTGCCGTTCGTGTGCCCAGTGGACCACGTCATCAACATGGACCTGGCCGACGCGTCCAAATTCCGCGAGTGGACGTTTTACTCGCACCCGGAGTTTCCGGCGGAGATGCGCGAGTCGGTCGCCACGGTCGAGGTC